Proteins encoded together in one Planctopirus ephydatiae window:
- a CDS encoding DUF3472 domain-containing protein — protein sequence MNHRSITHHVLSHKAAALFAGNSLRFLAAMGAAGLLIAVWAGNSLASDQIAPAAVATPPLSAEQPSPADMAKAAGVKLPSLPWHTANIWWELVSETENFEMLEQTVTIDRDVSPTMNLYIAPMGVAMISGMQCYGGIQTNINGWATKESRERVFRGKGAIFSRWSNDKKTPIGLDHVLTAGEDCLVESAGYEGEFASVRRPFEWTKGTYTYRIRKDKTEQIDGQPHTWFTCEVETKDCCQITVGSLRFEGETFKFWPKQSAFVEVYSTRQIPRSHIPAVEVTFGWPKINGQPVKLKRAHAYYPDKSTQASPDCAVVTAEGSNCVVKVGPIFVRDEATRRHELLIVPPAE from the coding sequence ATGAACCACCGATCGATCACCCACCATGTTCTTTCACACAAAGCTGCTGCTTTGTTCGCGGGCAACTCCCTGCGATTTCTGGCCGCCATGGGTGCCGCTGGATTGCTGATCGCAGTCTGGGCGGGAAACAGCCTGGCGAGTGATCAGATTGCACCCGCTGCTGTCGCCACTCCCCCTCTCTCGGCAGAACAACCGAGCCCAGCCGACATGGCCAAGGCTGCCGGAGTGAAATTGCCTTCACTCCCCTGGCATACAGCCAATATCTGGTGGGAGCTGGTCAGTGAAACCGAAAATTTCGAAATGCTGGAACAGACCGTCACCATTGATCGCGATGTCTCCCCCACCATGAATCTGTATATCGCCCCCATGGGAGTCGCCATGATCAGTGGGATGCAGTGTTACGGTGGCATTCAAACCAACATCAATGGCTGGGCAACCAAAGAGAGTCGCGAACGGGTCTTTCGCGGGAAGGGTGCCATCTTCTCCCGCTGGTCGAATGACAAAAAGACCCCCATCGGCCTCGATCATGTGCTGACAGCGGGCGAAGATTGCCTCGTTGAAAGTGCTGGCTACGAGGGAGAATTTGCCAGCGTCCGCAGACCTTTCGAATGGACGAAAGGCACCTACACTTATCGGATCCGCAAAGACAAAACCGAACAGATCGATGGCCAGCCTCACACCTGGTTTACCTGTGAAGTCGAAACCAAAGACTGCTGCCAGATCACCGTCGGCAGCCTGCGGTTTGAAGGTGAAACATTCAAATTCTGGCCGAAACAATCCGCCTTTGTTGAAGTCTACAGCACCCGGCAGATCCCCCGTTCCCACATACCGGCTGTCGAGGTCACCTTTGGCTGGCCAAAGATTAATGGGCAACCCGTCAAACTCAAAAGAGCACATGCCTACTATCCCGATAAATCCACACAAGCGAGTCCCGATTGTGCTGTGGTTACTGCGGAAGGAAGCAACTGTGTGGTGAAAGTGGGACCCATCTTCGTGCGCGACGAAGCCACCCGCCGACACGAACTTCTCATTGTTCCTCCAGCGGAATGA
- a CDS encoding GNAT family N-acetyltransferase gives MTHASGPYSIRRGNSADADVLAAFNAAMALETEERKLDGPTLLRGVQMLLADEQRGAYFVAEECATKKLVGQLLITREWSDWRAGEFWWIQSVYVRPEDRRQGVFRQLMQHVEQAARQDSICTGLRLYVDGSNQSAKQVYQTLGWCRTSYQVMEIDWSGCSHAVDE, from the coding sequence ATGACGCATGCCTCTGGTCCATACAGCATCAGGCGGGGGAATTCTGCTGATGCTGACGTTCTTGCCGCCTTTAATGCGGCTATGGCCCTGGAGACAGAAGAGCGAAAACTTGACGGGCCGACGCTCCTGCGCGGTGTGCAAATGTTGCTCGCCGATGAGCAGCGTGGAGCCTATTTTGTGGCAGAAGAGTGCGCGACAAAGAAGCTGGTTGGCCAGTTATTGATCACCCGAGAATGGAGTGACTGGAGAGCCGGTGAGTTCTGGTGGATTCAGAGTGTCTACGTGCGGCCTGAAGATCGCCGGCAGGGAGTTTTTCGCCAGCTCATGCAGCATGTGGAACAGGCCGCCCGACAAGACAGCATTTGCACGGGTTTGAGGCTGTACGTCGATGGCAGCAATCAATCAGCAAAGCAGGTCTATCAGACTCTGGGATGGTGCAGAACCAGTTATCAGGTCATGGAAATCGACTGGTCCGGTTGCTCGCATGCCGTCGATGAGTGA
- a CDS encoding DUF5684 domain-containing protein has translation MDLFRFAMLAQDDFSGDAGAAAAGGIALVILLVELALFVLIIAGLWKIFTKAGKPGWAAIIPIYNLIVLLEIVGRPLWWIILMLIPCVNIVIGVIVYIDLAKSFGKDVAWGIGLLLLPFIFVPLLGFGDAKYVGPAAKS, from the coding sequence ATGGATCTGTTTCGTTTCGCAATGCTGGCACAGGATGACTTCAGTGGCGATGCAGGAGCCGCAGCGGCTGGTGGCATCGCATTGGTCATCCTGCTGGTGGAACTGGCACTCTTCGTTCTAATCATTGCCGGGCTTTGGAAGATCTTTACGAAAGCCGGCAAGCCAGGTTGGGCCGCGATCATCCCCATCTATAACTTGATCGTGCTGCTGGAAATCGTCGGTCGTCCACTCTGGTGGATCATTCTGATGCTGATCCCTTGCGTGAACATCGTGATTGGCGTCATCGTTTACATCGATCTTGCCAAGTCCTTTGGCAAAGATGTGGCTTGGGGCATCGGACTGCTATTGTTGCCATTCATCTTCGTTCCACTCTTGGGCTTTGGCGATGCCAAATACGTTGGCCCAGCAGCCAAGAGCTGA
- a CDS encoding DUF1559 domain-containing protein, with protein sequence MCCLTLPTARPGRVTRRPGFTLIELLVVIAIIAILIALLLPAVQQAREAARRTQCRNNLKQLGIAMHNYHDTFRVFPPAGVDGMKGTSGRRYSFAISILPYVDQTPLYNTIMANTGAGMADPWNRPAYFTVDIPGFICPSDVPPGNRNESPSLLNYRVSVGDTLNDNNGTNTRGMFAYRSNTGMRDVTDGTSNTIMMAEAVMGGVDTTAILGGVAVGVTTSTPQACLSLIDPVTRTLTGAVRTDFRPPGGRAWDGRPYFAFVATAVRPNGPSCQSSTVDGGWGHATASSRHTGGIHALMGDGAVRFISENISAGDPNATSPGSGPSPYGVWGAIGTRASGETVNEF encoded by the coding sequence ATGTGCTGCTTGACTCTTCCCACTGCACGGCCTGGACGAGTTACTCGTCGTCCGGGTTTCACACTGATCGAGCTGCTGGTGGTCATTGCGATCATCGCCATTCTGATTGCACTGCTGCTCCCGGCTGTTCAGCAGGCGCGTGAGGCGGCTCGGCGGACTCAGTGCCGCAATAACCTCAAGCAATTGGGGATTGCGATGCACAATTACCACGACACGTTCCGCGTCTTTCCGCCAGCGGGCGTCGATGGCATGAAAGGGACATCGGGCCGTCGGTATTCCTTTGCGATCAGCATTCTGCCGTATGTCGATCAGACACCATTGTACAACACGATCATGGCCAATACCGGGGCGGGAATGGCTGATCCCTGGAATCGACCCGCTTACTTTACCGTCGATATTCCTGGCTTCATCTGCCCTTCGGATGTGCCACCCGGTAATCGAAATGAAAGCCCCAGCCTGCTCAACTATCGCGTCAGCGTGGGAGATACTCTCAACGACAACAATGGCACCAATACTCGTGGCATGTTCGCCTACCGCAGCAATACGGGCATGCGTGATGTAACAGATGGTACCAGCAACACGATCATGATGGCAGAAGCTGTCATGGGTGGTGTCGATACCACAGCAATTCTGGGTGGTGTGGCTGTGGGTGTAACGACCAGCACTCCTCAGGCCTGTCTGAGCCTGATTGATCCTGTGACCCGTACGTTAACTGGTGCTGTGAGGACAGACTTCCGACCACCGGGGGGACGTGCCTGGGATGGACGGCCTTACTTCGCCTTTGTGGCGACAGCTGTTCGCCCTAACGGGCCTTCCTGCCAAAGCTCAACGGTCGATGGTGGCTGGGGCCATGCCACGGCTTCCAGTCGGCATACAGGAGGCATTCATGCGTTGATGGGTGATGGCGCTGTGCGGTTCATCAGTGAAAACATCAGTGCCGGTGATCCCAATGCCACCTCTCCTGGCAGCGGCCCATCTCCTTATGGTGTGTGGGGCGCGATAGGAACTCGTGCCTCGGGAGAAACGGTCAACGAGTTCTAA
- a CDS encoding STAS domain-containing protein: MSRSDRTHLHQIFPLEEFGDTLVVTPAGDAAGFHLPHVHAEMSAAIDFFDKAQLKHLVFDLSRARYFGSQVLGQLIVFSQKVKTKGGRVALANPSTEMLDVLRIMKVDTVWEVFPSRSKALTAIARRPLSTHLVQFGRRSFPVVLLGCLGAAWWYWPRRNLDHHYHDQLMGIYRESRQLLDANPRDQDWDQHLTKSRQQLEKITVELETIASSQREALRRMIYCSRDYIFPALQDKLKLDSYPHFMFFQEMKAGEQEMGEPVKTLSETLRPEGLTNPRALPSNPS, translated from the coding sequence ATGTCACGTTCTGATCGAACACATCTACATCAGATTTTTCCACTCGAAGAGTTTGGAGATACGCTGGTCGTCACTCCCGCCGGAGATGCTGCTGGCTTTCATCTTCCTCATGTCCATGCCGAGATGTCTGCCGCAATCGATTTTTTCGATAAAGCCCAGTTGAAGCATCTGGTTTTTGATCTCAGTCGAGCTAGATATTTTGGTTCGCAGGTTCTCGGGCAATTGATAGTTTTCAGCCAGAAGGTCAAAACCAAAGGTGGGCGAGTGGCACTTGCCAATCCTTCGACTGAAATGCTGGATGTTCTCCGCATTATGAAAGTCGATACGGTCTGGGAAGTTTTTCCGTCCCGCAGTAAAGCACTGACTGCGATTGCCAGACGCCCGCTATCGACACATCTGGTGCAGTTTGGGCGGCGCAGCTTTCCGGTTGTCCTGCTGGGTTGCCTGGGGGCTGCCTGGTGGTACTGGCCCCGAAGAAATCTCGATCATCATTATCACGATCAACTGATGGGGATTTACCGCGAGAGCCGACAGCTGCTCGACGCCAACCCCCGTGATCAAGACTGGGATCAACATCTGACCAAATCCCGGCAACAGCTTGAGAAAATCACCGTTGAACTGGAGACGATTGCATCAAGTCAGCGGGAGGCTTTGCGGCGGATGATCTATTGCTCGCGCGATTATATATTCCCTGCCTTGCAGGACAAACTCAAGCTCGACTCCTATCCGCATTTCATGTTCTTTCAGGAAATGAAAGCCGGTGAACAGGAAATGGGCGAGCCCGTTAAAACCTTATCAGAGACTCTGCGTCCCGAGGGTTTAACGAATCCCCGTGCCCTCCCTTCCAATCCCTCGTGA
- a CDS encoding FHA domain-containing protein, giving the protein MPAFLIPLDAGGTVIPLEKSIVLVGRQADCDVVLTHSRKVSRKHCCFAQVNDRWVIRDLGSTNGVSINGARIRKEHRLRLGDEILIGDIGFQLHNKPQLVDNKIVETAGFTPALRASATSPVSSELPLAIPESDAEIPGYSLPSSTIPRSSSSASESGISRSKFSDHSSVNEPPRGSQPLNDAPHFDDLFSPPNDDSGVDLTGHHGKRRDDSHEMLAVGSDSFG; this is encoded by the coding sequence ATGCCAGCTTTCCTGATTCCTCTCGATGCCGGTGGTACAGTGATCCCTCTGGAGAAGTCGATTGTGCTCGTGGGACGACAGGCCGATTGTGATGTCGTGCTGACTCACAGTCGGAAAGTCTCCCGTAAGCATTGCTGCTTCGCTCAGGTGAATGATCGCTGGGTGATTCGCGATCTGGGAAGTACTAACGGTGTTTCTATCAACGGAGCCCGTATCCGCAAAGAACATCGGCTGCGACTGGGCGATGAGATCCTGATTGGGGATATTGGTTTCCAGCTGCACAACAAGCCACAACTTGTCGACAACAAGATTGTGGAGACTGCAGGCTTCACACCAGCGCTGAGAGCCTCTGCCACATCTCCAGTCAGCTCTGAACTGCCACTGGCAATTCCCGAAAGTGATGCAGAAATACCAGGGTATTCACTTCCATCCTCAACAATTCCGAGGAGTTCCTCTTCTGCCAGTGAGAGTGGGATTTCTCGTAGCAAATTCAGCGATCACTCCTCGGTCAATGAGCCACCGCGCGGATCGCAACCTTTGAACGATGCGCCACATTTTGACGACTTGTTTTCTCCCCCCAATGATGATTCCGGGGTTGATCTGACTGGTCATCACGGAAAACGCCGTGATGACAGTCACGAGATGCTAGCCGTTGGTTCTGACAGTTTTGGTTAA